In a single window of the Gemmatimonadota bacterium genome:
- a CDS encoding SgcJ/EcaC family oxidoreductase, with protein MRRVLIIGTLFLTVTSIASAQATVVVPDTMPAAVVQRFVDAANSRDARAIAALVAPDASFERFPGGGVLVQGRDSIQTYYARILATLSADFRITVQPRTVEGQLVIDQEHYTGMPPSQNQTTWMYLVRRGLIQRAWLLEGASPRAQ; from the coding sequence GTGCGGCGAGTCCTGATCATCGGCACCCTGTTCCTCACCGTCACCAGCATAGCGAGTGCGCAGGCAACGGTCGTGGTGCCCGACACGATGCCGGCCGCCGTCGTCCAGCGCTTCGTCGATGCCGCCAACAGCCGGGATGCGCGGGCTATCGCGGCGCTGGTGGCACCCGATGCCAGCTTCGAGCGATTTCCGGGTGGTGGAGTGCTCGTGCAAGGACGGGATTCGATCCAGACCTACTACGCCAGGATTCTTGCCACGCTGTCCGCCGATTTCCGGATTACGGTGCAGCCGCGGACGGTTGAAGGCCAACTGGTGATTGATCAGGAGCATTACACCGGAATGCCACCATCGCAGAACCAGACGACCTGGATGTATCTCGTCCGTCGCGGACTCATCCAGCGCGCCTGGCTGCTCGAAGGCGCCTCGCCGCGGGCGCAGTAG
- a CDS encoding MBL fold metallo-hydrolase, translated as MRFVALMTMISFLPDPGRVTPRPTPPQPRQGAVEVVRRAIDAVGGEQALRDLRTIVLDVATFSRTRGQEDVPGGILGAGFLVTRQTRDRAGRRVRNDVESRFAGSTTVNRQTNIATPDGAMLVAPNGNQIVPPPQLQQTALAGLETFVPVMLLKLLDRPDSIAAAPPRRIGGQLDDGVRFVANGVPTTIWFDRITGLPALQESVTDDGILGDNTTTVVFSHWSTGTVRIPGQIRSEGGRGETQTIQRVISLNQPIPDSVFAIPDSTLAKYRQQPAAPAQIAATAVTLTSLAPGVWRAGGQYNALVVEQPNQLVLVEAPLSVAFVQALLDTLTARFPAKRVGVAVNTHHHWDHAGGIRAVLAAGIPVVTRTENVDFIRSIGAAKKTVKPDALSKGRKMPAITGFTDSMTIGSRESRVVLYAVTTAQDAGLHLVAFVPSAGVLFQSDILTASANPQFPLPKVAAKEILTIAEQRGLTLKQVVGGHGSIATIDAITAAAK; from the coding sequence ATGCGGTTCGTCGCCCTGATGACCATGATCTCCTTCCTGCCTGACCCGGGGAGGGTCACCCCTCGTCCAACTCCTCCCCAGCCACGGCAAGGTGCGGTCGAAGTGGTGCGCCGAGCCATTGACGCGGTTGGTGGTGAGCAGGCGTTGCGGGACCTGCGCACAATTGTTCTCGACGTCGCGACCTTCAGCCGTACCCGTGGTCAGGAGGACGTTCCGGGCGGCATTCTCGGCGCCGGCTTCCTGGTCACGCGACAGACCCGCGACCGCGCCGGCCGGCGGGTCCGCAACGACGTCGAATCAAGGTTCGCGGGAAGCACAACGGTGAATCGCCAGACCAACATCGCGACGCCCGACGGCGCGATGCTTGTGGCGCCGAACGGCAACCAGATTGTGCCGCCGCCGCAATTGCAGCAGACCGCACTCGCCGGACTCGAGACCTTCGTGCCGGTGATGCTGCTGAAGCTGCTCGACCGGCCCGACTCCATCGCGGCCGCACCGCCACGGCGGATTGGAGGTCAACTGGACGATGGCGTGCGCTTTGTTGCGAACGGAGTGCCGACCACGATCTGGTTTGACCGGATTACCGGACTGCCTGCCCTGCAGGAGAGCGTCACCGATGACGGCATTCTCGGCGACAACACAACCACAGTCGTGTTCAGTCACTGGAGCACCGGCACGGTGCGCATTCCCGGTCAGATCCGGAGCGAGGGAGGACGGGGAGAAACACAGACGATCCAGCGGGTGATCTCGTTGAACCAGCCGATCCCTGATTCAGTGTTCGCGATCCCCGACTCCACCCTCGCCAAGTACCGTCAGCAGCCAGCGGCTCCCGCACAAATAGCTGCCACCGCGGTCACGCTCACCTCGCTCGCCCCTGGGGTCTGGCGCGCGGGAGGACAGTACAACGCCCTCGTGGTTGAACAGCCCAATCAGCTCGTCCTGGTGGAAGCGCCGTTGTCGGTCGCTTTCGTGCAGGCACTCCTCGACACCTTGACGGCGCGATTCCCTGCCAAGCGGGTCGGCGTTGCCGTCAACACGCATCATCACTGGGATCACGCCGGGGGCATTCGGGCGGTGCTCGCCGCCGGCATTCCGGTCGTGACCCGCACCGAAAACGTGGATTTCATCCGCTCGATCGGGGCCGCGAAGAAGACTGTGAAGCCGGATGCACTCTCGAAGGGCCGGAAGATGCCGGCGATCACCGGGTTCACCGATTCGATGACGATCGGGAGTCGGGAGTCGCGGGTGGTGCTCTATGCCGTGACGACGGCACAGGATGCTGGCCTGCACCTCGTCGCCTTCGTCCCGTCGGCAGGTGTGCTGTTCCAGAGCGACATACTCACTGCGTCGGCCAACCCGCAGTTCCCCTTGCCGAAGGTCGCTGCGAAGGAGATCCTCACCATCGCGGAGCAGCGGGGTCTCACGCTCAAGCAGGTTGTTGGCGGTCATGGCAGCATCGCGACGATCGACGCAATCACTGCGGCGGCGAAGTAG
- a CDS encoding HAMP domain-containing sensor histidine kinase, whose protein sequence is MAPTSRRVAPGTLLLSGTLVLSVALAWLAVHAAESQRRSAETALRNYAEIAAWQYARAGRAGLAAALQSSQGFITRAFLRPVRGSAGILSLSIPTELPGAGLLRRQLGADPCECLTATNARTVFRITPDGGFTVEGDSLPAVTRRSLVALALGDSAGWGRRSSRILPAGAPALPWPDHFVVLFRLRLPTPGQRREGPAMQEPLSAVYGMVIDTVPIQKVLRAAMSDAQVLAPSLLERMRGNSLVRVYVAAANGMKVFESGPRPDSAFAARDTIGDAFGGLRASATLDKATAETVLLTGGGGPDEWTVAGLLVLALGLGAGSLLMLRREQQLVRLRQDFVSGVSHELRTPITQIRLHSELLLHNSFRTEAERQRAMAVVHRESLRMTNLIDNVLRFGRPRPVSAPAAAAPLSLGDIARDVCEMFQPLAVECEALLLADVQRDVMVAADRDAVTQIICNLVENALKYGPRGQRVVVAIDENPSTAAPGAVASLAVEDEGPGIPTAERNRIWEPYYRLARDQNAARGGSGLGLAVVADLASSVGGHCRVEDRPGGGARFVVELPLVRS, encoded by the coding sequence ATGGCACCGACCTCGCGCCGCGTCGCCCCTGGAACCCTGCTGCTGTCGGGGACGCTGGTGCTCTCCGTGGCACTGGCCTGGCTCGCGGTGCACGCGGCGGAGTCGCAGCGACGCTCGGCCGAGACGGCGCTTCGCAACTACGCGGAAATTGCGGCCTGGCAGTACGCCCGCGCTGGCCGGGCCGGACTGGCCGCGGCACTCCAGAGCTCACAGGGATTCATCACCCGCGCCTTTCTGCGTCCCGTACGGGGCAGCGCCGGGATCCTGTCACTGAGCATCCCCACCGAGTTGCCGGGCGCCGGGCTGCTGCGACGACAACTTGGCGCCGACCCCTGCGAATGTCTCACCGCGACCAATGCGCGCACCGTGTTCCGGATCACCCCGGACGGCGGCTTCACTGTTGAGGGTGATTCGCTGCCGGCAGTCACGCGCCGTTCGCTGGTAGCGCTGGCGCTTGGCGATTCGGCCGGCTGGGGACGCCGCAGTTCGCGCATTCTTCCTGCCGGCGCGCCCGCACTCCCGTGGCCCGACCACTTCGTGGTGCTCTTTCGTTTGCGACTGCCAACGCCGGGACAGCGTCGTGAGGGGCCGGCGATGCAGGAGCCGCTGAGCGCCGTGTATGGCATGGTGATCGATACCGTGCCGATCCAGAAGGTGCTGCGCGCGGCCATGAGCGATGCACAAGTGCTCGCTCCTTCGCTGCTGGAGCGCATGCGTGGCAATTCCCTGGTGCGCGTCTATGTGGCCGCCGCCAACGGCATGAAGGTGTTCGAGTCCGGGCCGCGCCCCGACAGCGCGTTCGCCGCGCGTGACACAATAGGCGATGCCTTTGGAGGTCTGCGCGCCAGTGCGACCCTCGACAAGGCGACCGCCGAGACCGTCTTGCTGACCGGTGGAGGCGGACCTGACGAGTGGACGGTTGCGGGCCTGCTCGTCCTGGCGCTCGGGCTCGGCGCAGGCTCGCTCCTGATGCTGCGTCGCGAGCAACAACTCGTGCGGCTGCGGCAGGATTTCGTGTCGGGGGTGTCGCACGAACTCCGGACACCGATCACCCAGATCCGGCTGCACAGCGAACTGCTGCTCCACAACAGTTTCCGGACGGAGGCCGAGCGTCAGCGAGCGATGGCGGTGGTGCACCGGGAATCGCTGCGGATGACGAACCTCATCGATAACGTCCTCCGATTCGGACGACCGCGACCGGTCAGCGCCCCGGCCGCAGCTGCGCCGCTGTCGCTGGGTGACATCGCGCGGGATGTCTGCGAGATGTTCCAGCCGCTCGCGGTCGAGTGCGAGGCCCTGCTCCTTGCCGATGTGCAGCGTGACGTCATGGTGGCGGCGGATCGCGATGCCGTCACACAGATCATCTGCAACCTGGTTGAGAATGCGCTCAAGTACGGCCCGCGCGGGCAACGCGTCGTGGTCGCCATCGATGAAAACCCCTCGACGGCGGCGCCGGGTGCCGTCGCATCGCTGGCGGTCGAGGACGAGGGTCCGGGAATTCCAACGGCCGAGCGGAACCGCATCTGGGAGCCGTACTACCGGCTCGCGCGCGACCAGAACGCTGCGCGGGGCGGCAGTGGACTCGGTCTCGCCGTGGTCGCCGACCTGGCCTCGTCGGTTGGGGGACATTGCCGGGTGGAGGATCGCCCCGGCGGCGGCGCACGGTTCGTGGTCGAGCTCCCCCTGGTGCGATCGTGA
- a CDS encoding ABC transporter permease: protein MRHDLWFALRRIRLRPLHSAVVVLTLALGIGASLAVFAVVDAVILRPLPYPDAGRLVSITQTIPAPGFPELSLSDVGYRRVVSDGHTLAAVGAWQTRDANLVRTGEARRLVLAPVTASLFTVLGAQPQLGRVFTAEEDRPGAERVVVLSDWLWRSAFNADPKIAGSVVNLEGEPFTVVGVLGPRVSFPSRDIAAWEPLRLSPTAINPTNNNYSVIARLKPGISRESAAADITAPLRAVGREFPGPHAGSALDAAGYQAHVRPLADAIVGDVRPVVVLLLAGVLMLLTLTCANVANLQLASVLVRSEELAVRASLGATRTRLVRGALIEGTLLASLGAALGYGIAIVGARLLSSLLPAGIAADGAVLGTRALVAVVIVVLIIGAVVGAVPVMVVAGRDPAQGLRDRTAGATPASANGLRRMLAIGQVALAVLLLHSAVLLIASARAVRDVRLGFNAGSTLTMRINLPDATLRNRVARETLLRRLLSEIGQQPGVSSVGLVNALPLTRGREDASMAVEGRPFKADGTDPMADYRVATTGYFAAMEIPVLRGRLFTDDDANERNTPIVISAALAKRLFPDGKDPVGTRLKFGPFSPWMPIVAVVGDAKNRSLTDEARPEFYTPGLSTWSDRAFRTEITIVARTRGDAATLVNPIRRIVTAAAPDVAIYNVFTMDEIVRDARARMTVTTQLMSGYAFAALLLSLAGIFAVLSYLVTQRRQELAVRMALGASPRAIITLVARESVVLVGGGAVLGLIGAIATARLLSGLLYGVGVLDPGAVLLVVMGAVLTGFIATLVPARRASRADPSAALRSGG from the coding sequence ATGCGGCACGATCTCTGGTTTGCACTCAGACGGATCCGGCTGCGTCCGCTGCATTCCGCCGTGGTGGTGCTGACACTGGCATTGGGGATCGGGGCGTCGCTCGCGGTCTTCGCGGTGGTCGATGCGGTGATCTTGCGGCCACTGCCGTATCCCGATGCCGGCCGACTGGTCAGCATCACGCAGACCATTCCGGCGCCCGGTTTTCCGGAGCTGTCGCTCTCCGACGTGGGCTACCGGCGAGTGGTCTCGGATGGCCACACCCTCGCGGCCGTTGGGGCATGGCAGACGCGTGACGCCAATCTGGTGCGGACGGGTGAGGCACGTCGCCTGGTGCTCGCGCCGGTCACGGCGAGCCTCTTCACGGTGCTGGGCGCGCAGCCGCAACTCGGTCGCGTCTTCACGGCAGAAGAGGATCGGCCCGGCGCCGAGCGCGTGGTAGTGCTGTCGGACTGGCTCTGGCGTTCGGCATTCAATGCCGATCCGAAGATCGCGGGCAGTGTAGTGAATCTCGAAGGGGAACCATTCACGGTGGTGGGCGTGCTCGGACCGCGCGTCTCGTTCCCGTCACGCGACATCGCGGCGTGGGAGCCGCTGCGGCTGAGCCCCACCGCCATCAACCCGACCAACAACAACTATTCGGTAATTGCCCGGCTGAAGCCGGGCATCTCTCGCGAGAGTGCGGCCGCTGACATCACGGCGCCGCTTCGCGCTGTCGGACGCGAGTTTCCTGGTCCGCACGCCGGTTCCGCGCTCGATGCCGCCGGGTATCAGGCGCACGTTCGCCCGTTGGCGGACGCAATCGTCGGCGACGTCCGGCCGGTGGTGGTGCTGCTGCTCGCGGGTGTGCTGATGCTGCTGACGCTCACCTGTGCGAACGTGGCCAACCTGCAACTCGCGAGCGTCCTGGTGCGCAGCGAAGAACTCGCGGTGCGAGCGTCGCTGGGCGCGACCCGCACCCGCCTCGTGCGAGGGGCACTCATCGAGGGGACCCTGCTCGCTTCGCTCGGCGCGGCACTCGGCTATGGCATCGCTATCGTCGGCGCACGGCTACTGTCATCGCTGCTTCCGGCCGGCATTGCAGCCGATGGAGCGGTGCTCGGCACTCGGGCGCTGGTGGCAGTCGTGATCGTTGTGCTCATCATCGGTGCTGTCGTTGGCGCGGTACCGGTGATGGTGGTGGCGGGACGTGACCCGGCGCAGGGCCTTCGCGACCGCACCGCCGGCGCGACACCCGCGTCCGCGAATGGGCTGCGGCGAATGCTCGCCATCGGGCAGGTCGCACTGGCCGTGTTGCTGCTGCATAGCGCGGTGCTGCTGATCGCCTCGGCGCGCGCGGTGCGTGATGTCCGGCTCGGCTTCAACGCCGGTTCGACACTCACGATGCGGATCAACCTGCCGGATGCAACGCTGCGCAATCGCGTCGCACGTGAGACGCTCCTACGGCGACTCCTCTCCGAGATTGGCCAGCAGCCGGGGGTGAGCTCGGTCGGGCTGGTGAACGCGTTGCCGCTGACGCGCGGTCGGGAGGATGCCTCGATGGCCGTGGAGGGGCGCCCCTTCAAGGCCGACGGCACCGATCCGATGGCCGACTATCGCGTCGCCACTACCGGGTACTTCGCTGCCATGGAGATCCCCGTCCTGCGTGGCCGACTCTTCACCGATGACGATGCCAACGAACGGAACACGCCGATCGTCATCAGCGCGGCGCTGGCGAAGCGACTCTTTCCGGATGGCAAGGATCCGGTCGGCACTCGCCTCAAGTTCGGACCGTTCTCCCCGTGGATGCCGATCGTCGCGGTGGTTGGCGATGCGAAGAATCGCTCGCTCACCGACGAGGCCCGCCCTGAGTTCTATACTCCGGGCCTCAGTACCTGGTCGGATCGCGCGTTCCGGACCGAGATCACGATCGTTGCCCGCACGCGCGGCGATGCGGCTACGCTGGTGAATCCGATTCGGCGGATCGTCACGGCGGCCGCGCCGGATGTCGCGATCTACAATGTGTTCACGATGGACGAGATCGTTCGCGATGCGCGGGCGCGGATGACGGTGACGACCCAGCTGATGTCAGGGTATGCATTCGCCGCGCTGCTGCTGTCGCTTGCGGGAATCTTTGCGGTGCTCTCCTACCTCGTCACTCAGCGCCGGCAGGAGCTGGCGGTACGGATGGCGCTGGGTGCATCGCCCCGCGCGATCATCACGCTCGTTGCCCGCGAATCGGTCGTCCTGGTCGGCGGCGGCGCGGTACTCGGGCTGATCGGAGCCATCGCAACGGCGCGGCTGCTTTCCGGGCTGCTCTACGGCGTTGGCGTGCTCGACCCTGGCGCCGTGCTGCTCGTGGTCATGGGGGCGGTGCTCACCGGTTTCATCGCTACGCTGGTGCCTGCCAGACGCGCATCGCGCGCCGATCCGAGCGCGGCGCTTCGCAGTGGTGGCTGA
- a CDS encoding histidine kinase — protein sequence MTGLREDTRAAEPAAIEPLEGSLRLQAMLMGLALTVLTIRSAEWGALMSPGETPVPWGKLFVTEVAIWLGWSLWAGLVIPLVRRLVERPPSRTITTLSLIGLVLTPVLVVPFLAAPVLRFTFGHQGGGFLDAWRHMARHNALTNLMLGVTVIGVAYSYLSLRRARRLEVAAERLNARLADAQLESLRAQLDPHFLFNALNSIAVLARRGSNPQVEQMVNALAGLLRHSLESSRAQVVTLGVELGALEHYLRIEQVRHGERLSVHVDVPEELHPWLVPSFLLQPLVENAIRHGYTDPTRPFSLLVRAEASGAGLRLTVLDDGAGMGSGQQREGVGLGNTRARLAGLYGTRATLEIGPGTDGRGARVLITLPDAPNASGTP from the coding sequence ATGACTGGCCTGCGCGAAGATACCAGGGCGGCTGAACCGGCTGCGATCGAACCGCTCGAGGGTTCGCTCCGGCTGCAGGCCATGCTGATGGGACTCGCGCTAACGGTGCTCACCATTCGCTCGGCGGAATGGGGGGCACTGATGTCGCCGGGGGAGACTCCCGTACCGTGGGGCAAGCTCTTCGTCACGGAAGTTGCTATCTGGCTCGGCTGGTCGTTGTGGGCCGGGCTGGTGATTCCGCTGGTGCGACGGCTCGTCGAGCGGCCGCCTTCACGGACCATCACCACACTCTCCCTGATCGGGCTGGTCCTCACCCCGGTGCTGGTGGTGCCGTTCCTGGCCGCGCCGGTGTTGCGGTTCACGTTCGGCCATCAGGGTGGCGGTTTCCTTGATGCGTGGCGGCACATGGCGCGCCACAACGCCCTGACCAATCTGATGCTCGGCGTCACCGTCATCGGTGTGGCCTACAGTTACCTGAGCCTGCGACGTGCCCGACGGCTTGAAGTCGCGGCCGAGCGGCTCAATGCGCGCCTCGCCGATGCACAACTCGAAAGCCTTCGCGCGCAACTCGACCCGCATTTTCTCTTCAACGCCCTCAACAGTATTGCGGTGCTCGCGCGACGCGGGAGCAACCCCCAGGTCGAACAGATGGTCAACGCGCTGGCGGGATTGCTGCGCCACTCGCTCGAATCCTCGCGCGCGCAGGTGGTCACCCTGGGCGTGGAACTCGGTGCACTCGAGCATTACCTCCGGATCGAGCAGGTACGCCATGGTGAGCGGCTGAGTGTTCACGTCGATGTGCCGGAGGAACTCCACCCGTGGTTGGTACCGTCGTTCCTGCTGCAGCCGCTGGTCGAGAACGCCATCCGGCATGGCTACACCGATCCGACACGGCCCTTCTCGCTGCTCGTGCGGGCCGAGGCTTCGGGCGCCGGATTGCGACTCACGGTGCTGGATGATGGCGCGGGAATGGGAAGCGGCCAACAGCGGGAAGGTGTCGGCCTTGGCAACACTCGCGCGCGGCTCGCGGGGCTCTATGGCACGCGCGCCACGCTCGAGATCGGCCCCGGCACCGATGGACGTGGCGCGCGGGTGCTCATCACCCTGCCGGATGCTCCGAACGCTTCGGGCACTCCGTGA
- a CDS encoding LytTR family DNA-binding domain-containing protein gives MSALRVVVIDDEPLAREGLAELLEMIPEVTVVGAYADGQSAIQGLEGRQVDVLFVDVQMPGMSGFELVELLDLDPFPQVVFVTAHDAYAIKAFEINATDYLLKPATLERLQQTIARLRAEGSPRDLSGVRQKLLAVMEAMPAGRSSGVGRLIVREVGQVIVVATRDVDWIEGADYYAKLHVGPKVHLLRETLASLEERLDPSRFLRVHRSALVNLSRVKAVEAGERGDGVVVLTGGTRVKVMRARREELERRLEALHDAG, from the coding sequence GTGAGTGCCCTGCGTGTCGTGGTGATTGATGACGAGCCGCTCGCCCGTGAGGGGCTAGCCGAGCTGCTCGAGATGATTCCCGAGGTCACGGTTGTCGGCGCCTATGCCGACGGCCAATCGGCGATCCAGGGCTTGGAAGGCCGGCAGGTCGACGTGCTCTTCGTGGATGTCCAGATGCCGGGAATGTCCGGGTTCGAACTGGTTGAACTGCTCGATCTCGACCCCTTTCCCCAGGTCGTCTTCGTGACGGCGCACGATGCCTATGCCATCAAGGCGTTCGAAATCAACGCGACCGACTATCTCCTCAAGCCGGCCACGCTCGAGCGATTGCAGCAGACGATTGCGCGACTTCGTGCGGAGGGATCTCCGCGAGACCTGAGTGGCGTGCGCCAGAAGCTGCTGGCGGTAATGGAGGCGATGCCCGCGGGGCGGAGCAGCGGCGTCGGCCGCCTGATTGTCCGCGAGGTGGGTCAGGTGATCGTGGTGGCAACGCGCGATGTCGACTGGATCGAGGGTGCCGACTACTACGCCAAACTGCACGTGGGCCCCAAGGTCCATCTGTTGCGCGAAACATTGGCCTCCCTCGAGGAGCGACTTGATCCGAGCCGCTTCCTGCGGGTGCATCGTTCGGCGCTGGTGAATCTCTCGCGGGTCAAGGCGGTCGAGGCCGGCGAGCGAGGGGACGGTGTCGTGGTGCTCACGGGCGGCACGCGCGTGAAGGTGATGCGCGCCCGTCGGGAGGAGCTGGAGCGGCGACTCGAGGCGTTGCACGACGCTGGTTAG
- a CDS encoding response regulator transcription factor — MTRVLVVEDNEDLAFGLRTALENDGFIVALAADGETGVLEAGAADLVILDLMLPRLDGYRALEAIRNAGSEVPVLVLTARGEEANKVQAFGLGADDYVTKPFGTLELLARVRALLRRAHGNGTRPTEVERFGEIEVNPASRTVYRAGESVALAPREFDLLMALLRHKGAAVSRAALLREVWTYQADIVSRTVDIHVAELRRKLEADPANPRHIITVYKIGYRLDR, encoded by the coding sequence GTGACGCGCGTACTCGTAGTCGAGGACAACGAAGACCTCGCGTTCGGGCTTCGGACCGCGCTCGAGAACGACGGCTTCATCGTCGCACTCGCTGCCGACGGAGAGACCGGGGTCCTGGAGGCGGGGGCCGCTGATCTGGTCATTCTCGACCTGATGCTGCCGCGTCTCGATGGCTATCGCGCATTGGAGGCAATCCGCAACGCCGGCAGCGAGGTACCTGTGCTGGTGTTGACGGCGCGCGGGGAGGAGGCGAACAAGGTCCAGGCGTTCGGACTGGGCGCCGATGACTACGTGACCAAGCCGTTCGGCACCCTCGAACTGCTGGCACGCGTTCGCGCGTTGCTGCGGCGGGCGCACGGAAACGGGACCCGCCCCACGGAGGTCGAACGGTTCGGCGAGATCGAGGTCAATCCGGCATCGCGCACCGTCTATCGCGCTGGTGAATCGGTGGCGCTGGCGCCGCGCGAGTTCGACCTGCTGATGGCGCTGCTGCGCCACAAGGGTGCGGCGGTCTCGCGCGCAGCACTCCTGCGAGAGGTGTGGACCTATCAGGCCGATATCGTTTCGCGTACGGTCGATATTCACGTGGCGGAGTTGCGGCGCAAGCTGGAAGCGGATCCTGCGAATCCGCGGCACATCATCACGGTCTACAAGATCGGGTACCGCCTCGACCGATAG